One genomic segment of Aliarcobacter cibarius includes these proteins:
- the tsaD gene encoding tRNA (adenosine(37)-N6)-threonylcarbamoyltransferase complex transferase subunit TsaD, with amino-acid sequence MILAIESSCDDSSISITKIDTLELIFHKKISQELEHSFYGGVVPELAARLHIEALPKILEECEEYLPQIKAVAVTNAPGLSVTLTEGVAMAKAVSIALNIPIIAVNHLKGHIYSLFIEKEEKFPITVLLVSGGHTQVIEANSLDDMQILAKTMDDSFGESFDKVSKMLNLGYPGGPIIEKYSQNGDCNRFAFPIPLSQSPKIEFSYSGLKNAVRLKIDELEGTSLKSQDISDVCASFQKTAVDHILQKLKKLFKQKTIKDFAIVGGASANLYLRRELEKLCSSYGTNLHLSDLKYCSDNAAMIGRVAIEQYKNKDFINIEDLDIKTRLKDY; translated from the coding sequence ATGATTCTAGCTATAGAATCATCTTGTGATGATAGCTCAATTTCTATTACAAAAATAGATACATTAGAATTAATATTTCATAAAAAGATTTCTCAAGAACTTGAACATAGCTTTTATGGTGGAGTTGTTCCTGAATTAGCAGCAAGATTACATATAGAAGCTTTACCAAAAATTCTTGAAGAGTGTGAAGAGTATTTACCGCAAATAAAAGCAGTTGCTGTTACAAATGCTCCAGGATTGAGTGTTACTTTAACTGAAGGTGTTGCTATGGCAAAAGCTGTTAGCATAGCGTTAAATATTCCAATAATTGCTGTAAACCATTTAAAAGGACACATATATTCACTTTTTATTGAAAAAGAGGAAAAATTTCCTATTACAGTTCTTTTGGTTTCAGGAGGACATACACAAGTAATAGAAGCAAATAGTTTAGATGATATGCAGATTTTGGCAAAGACTATGGATGATAGTTTTGGAGAGAGTTTTGATAAAGTTTCAAAAATGTTAAATCTTGGCTATCCTGGTGGTCCTATAATAGAAAAATATTCACAAAATGGTGATTGTAACAGATTTGCTTTTCCTATTCCTCTTTCTCAAAGTCCAAAAATAGAATTTAGCTATTCAGGGCTTAAAAATGCAGTAAGATTAAAGATAGATGAATTAGAAGGCACCTCTTTAAAGAGTCAAGATATAAGTGATGTTTGTGCTAGTTTTCAAAAAACTGCAGTTGACCATATCTTGCAAAAATTAAAGAAACTATTTAAACAAAAAACTATAAAAGATTTTGCAATAGTTGGTGGGGCAAGTGCAAATTTATATTTAAGAAGAGAGTTAGAAAAACTTTGTTCTTCATATGGTACTAATTTGCATTTAAGTGATTTAAAATATTGTTCAGACAATGCAGCTATGATAGGTAGAGTAGCAATAGAACAATACAAAAATAAAGATTTTATTAATATAGAAGATTTAGATATAAAAACAAGATTAAAGGATTATTAA
- a CDS encoding RBBP9/YdeN family alpha/beta hydrolase: MSKRVLILHGLSGSSYPHWQAHLAIDLIKDDYIVSFPELPNKNNPNLEEWKSFVKKEIEHFKPQIVVCHSLANILWFHICDEIDISLEKLMLVAPVRNEELNEAKTFFPYPIPSNLKSKEVIMAASTNDPYLSLDEAINLQSKLNIGMKIMENAGHINTSAGFGKLDCALDWIKRVEECEENR, from the coding sequence ATGAGTAAAAGAGTTTTAATACTTCATGGATTAAGTGGAAGTAGTTATCCACATTGGCAAGCACATTTGGCAATAGATTTAATAAAAGATGATTATATTGTATCTTTTCCAGAATTACCAAATAAAAATAATCCAAATTTAGAAGAATGGAAATCTTTTGTAAAAAAAGAGATAGAACATTTTAAACCACAAATTGTCGTTTGTCACTCATTAGCAAATATCTTATGGTTTCATATTTGTGATGAAATAGATATATCTTTAGAAAAACTAATGTTAGTTGCTCCTGTAAGGAATGAAGAGTTAAATGAAGCAAAAACTTTTTTCCCGTATCCAATACCAAGTAATTTAAAATCAAAAGAGGTTATTATGGCAGCTTCAACAAACGATCCATATCTTAGTCTTGATGAAGCTATAAATTTACAATCAAAATTAAATATTGGTATGAAAATTATGGAAAATGCTGGACATATAAATACAAGCGCTGGTTTTGGTAAACTTGATTGTGCATTAGATTGGATAAAAAGAGTTGAAGAGTGTGAGGAAAATAGATGA
- the dxr gene encoding 1-deoxy-D-xylulose-5-phosphate reductoisomerase, giving the protein MIILGSTGSIGVNTLEVAKKFDLNVEVLVAGKNIELLNKQIKEFNPKKVVISSKEDLELVDHKNVSCGEDAILEAIENSSSDTVVNALVGFLGLKPTLKAIKCGKKLALANKESLVVAGKFIDQTNLRAIDSEHFGLWYLLQDKVVDSMVITASGGSFRNYPLEDLKNVSIKEALNHPNWKMGNKITIDSATMTNKIFEIIEAAWLFNTRKLDAIIEPKSLIHALINFKDGSTTAHIANTSMQLPISYALMNKIDKNILEPVDLLEISKLEFKKIESSRYPIWDIKNEILNNLDLGVVLNAANEVAVSKFLNRKIGFLDISKISLNAINKFNSIKINSLDDIFAVDKEVRSYCAS; this is encoded by the coding sequence TTGATAATTCTTGGAAGCACAGGTTCTATAGGAGTAAATACTTTAGAAGTTGCAAAAAAGTTCGACTTAAATGTTGAAGTTTTAGTTGCAGGGAAGAATATTGAACTTCTAAACAAGCAAATAAAAGAGTTTAATCCAAAGAAAGTTGTAATATCTTCAAAAGAAGATTTAGAACTAGTAGATCATAAAAACGTTTCATGTGGAGAAGATGCTATTTTGGAAGCTATTGAAAATAGTAGCTCAGATACAGTAGTAAATGCTCTAGTAGGTTTTCTTGGATTAAAACCAACTTTAAAAGCTATAAAATGTGGTAAAAAATTAGCATTAGCAAATAAAGAGTCTTTAGTTGTAGCTGGAAAGTTTATTGACCAAACAAATTTAAGAGCTATTGATAGCGAACATTTTGGACTTTGGTATTTACTTCAAGATAAAGTTGTAGATTCAATGGTTATTACAGCAAGTGGAGGTTCTTTTAGAAATTATCCACTTGAAGATTTAAAAAATGTATCAATAAAAGAAGCATTAAATCATCCTAATTGGAAAATGGGAAATAAGATAACTATAGATAGCGCTACAATGACAAATAAAATATTTGAAATAATTGAAGCCGCATGGTTATTTAATACAAGAAAGCTTGATGCAATCATTGAACCAAAATCATTAATTCATGCTCTTATAAATTTTAAAGATGGAAGTACAACAGCTCATATCGCAAATACTTCAATGCAACTTCCAATATCGTACGCTCTTATGAATAAAATTGATAAAAATATATTAGAACCAGTTGATTTATTAGAAATATCAAAATTAGAGTTTAAAAAGATTGAAAGTTCTAGATATCCAATTTGGGATATAAAAAATGAAATCCTAAATAATCTTGATTTAGGTGTTGTATTAAATGCTGCAAATGAAGTTGCAGTTTCAAAGTTTTTAAATAGAAAAATAGGATTTTTAGATATTTCAAAAATATCTTTAAATGCAATAAATAAATTTAATAGTATAAAAATAAATAGTTTAGATGATATTTTTGCAGTTGACAAAGAGGTAAGGAGTTATTGTGCCTCTTGA
- a CDS encoding phosphatidate cytidylyltransferase — translation MLEILGGLSTRVKTGIVLIVAMLIVGYIDSYFLFWLLFGTMLMIAVKEAKDLYKLEDRSIYIYILLLWVAVYFYPMPVDLIFIVAIGYASQLAYKRKLDKKMILPLLYPTASFVFLMTLYSEFGVMVLLWLLVIVAATDTGAYFTGKAFGKTPFSETSPNKTLEGVVGGMTLAIILGTLTSINEIGVLGAIIVSAIVSLSSVFGDLYESYLKREAGAKDSGNILPGHGGVLDRVDGYLFGAIVMLVLLRVII, via the coding sequence ATGTTAGAAATTTTAGGTGGCTTATCTACTAGAGTAAAAACAGGCATTGTTTTAATAGTTGCAATGCTGATTGTTGGTTATATTGATTCATATTTCCTATTCTGGTTATTATTTGGAACTATGCTTATGATTGCTGTAAAAGAAGCAAAAGATTTATATAAACTAGAAGATAGAAGTATATATATTTATATTTTGTTACTTTGGGTAGCTGTATATTTTTATCCTATGCCAGTTGATTTAATATTTATTGTGGCTATTGGTTATGCTTCTCAACTAGCTTATAAAAGAAAACTTGATAAAAAAATGATTTTACCACTTCTTTATCCAACTGCATCTTTTGTATTTTTGATGACGCTTTATAGTGAATTTGGTGTAATGGTTTTACTTTGGCTATTAGTTATAGTTGCTGCTACTGATACGGGGGCATATTTTACTGGTAAGGCATTTGGAAAAACACCTTTTAGTGAAACTAGTCCTAACAAAACCCTAGAGGGTGTGGTTGGTGGTATGACTCTAGCTATTATATTAGGTACGTTAACATCAATAAATGAAATAGGTGTTTTAGGAGCTATTATAGTTTCAGCAATAGTTTCATTATCTTCAGTTTTTGGAGATTTATATGAAAGCTATTTAAAAAGAGAAGCTGGTGCAAAAGATAGTGGAAATATATTACCAGGTCATGGTGGAGTCTTAGATAGAGTTGATGGATATCTTTTTGGGGCGATAGTTATGTTAGTTCTATTAAGGGTTATTATTTGA
- a CDS encoding complement resistance protein TraT, which produces MNRLKSLGLGIVTATILFSGCATTELQTNAKMTQSIFINPVKKELRTVFISSKNTSGQKINLENTIISELQAKGYRIVDDPEIATYVLMVNVLYCDKKQENNAAGGALAAGAVGAGVAGYNNGGAGGMAAAGLGAALVGGLLAKATEDTIYQMQVDIVIREKAKGPVYSTNSTASGQASVNDGKKSGFINSFGGSVKDTNATGHLNSNMASANTQSYESDFIEHKTMMLAEATKMRLTLQEATPILERQISNQIAGLF; this is translated from the coding sequence ATGAATAGATTAAAAAGTTTAGGGCTAGGAATTGTTACTGCAACAATCTTATTTTCAGGTTGTGCTACAACTGAGTTACAGACAAATGCAAAAATGACACAAAGTATTTTTATTAATCCAGTTAAAAAAGAGTTAAGAACTGTATTTATTTCTAGTAAGAATACAAGTGGGCAAAAGATTAATCTTGAGAATACTATTATCTCGGAATTACAGGCAAAAGGTTATAGAATTGTAGATGATCCAGAAATAGCAACTTATGTTTTAATGGTAAATGTTCTTTATTGTGATAAAAAACAAGAAAATAATGCAGCTGGAGGTGCTCTTGCAGCTGGAGCTGTTGGAGCTGGAGTTGCTGGATATAATAATGGAGGAGCTGGTGGTATGGCAGCAGCTGGTTTAGGTGCAGCACTAGTAGGTGGATTATTGGCTAAAGCAACAGAAGATACTATCTATCAAATGCAAGTTGATATTGTTATTAGAGAAAAAGCAAAAGGTCCTGTTTACTCTACAAATTCAACTGCATCTGGACAAGCTAGTGTAAATGATGGTAAAAAATCAGGATTTATTAACAGCTTTGGAGGATCAGTAAAAGATACAAATGCAACAGGACATTTAAACTCTAATATGGCAAGTGCTAATACTCAAAGTTATGAATCAGATTTTATTGAGCATAAAACAATGATGTTAGCTGAAGCTACAAAAATGAGACTTACTTTACAAGAAGCTACACCAATTTTAGAAAGACAAATTTCTAATCAAATTGCTGGATTATTCTAA
- a CDS encoding NFACT RNA binding domain-containing protein encodes MKYFLLKAVCEYLKENACIIKFIKRIDNNIIIIEFNNKNIIYFDLSKSNAKIFKTKQQITSKKDFNAPFDVVLQKKFTNSKIENIELYNDDKIINIKVSSSSSYKKEVAILQLEFTGKYTNIIILDENRVILEALRHIDEYSSFRVVKVGVKLEEIPKKDFVPKIEKIDDIENYLYKIYEDIEKENLESVKKQKILKVDRNIKKLENILKSLPKKEELEIESNDTYTKANILIANLHNIKPYQKIIQIENYDGNHIEIELENMQNPSKYTNELFKKAKRLKQKAHNICIEEDNLKDKLEFAKRLRINIENSNSIDECEFLYPKKERNQTKTKKEKNYESFFYEGYKIMLGSNERENIYLLENSKASDFWFHLKDRPSCHVIVQNSKKELPPSVVQKAATLCVNFSIEGGGVFEVDYTQRRNVKIQHGANVLYNPYNTIVIKN; translated from the coding sequence ATGAAATATTTTTTATTAAAAGCAGTATGTGAATATTTAAAAGAAAATGCCTGTATTATAAAGTTTATTAAAAGAATAGATAACAATATAATTATAATTGAATTTAATAATAAAAATATCATCTATTTTGATTTAAGTAAATCAAATGCAAAAATTTTTAAAACTAAACAACAAATTACATCAAAAAAAGATTTTAATGCGCCATTTGATGTTGTTCTCCAGAAAAAATTTACAAATTCAAAAATAGAAAATATTGAGTTGTACAATGATGATAAAATAATAAATATAAAAGTTAGTTCTAGTTCTTCTTATAAAAAAGAAGTTGCAATTCTTCAGTTAGAGTTTACTGGAAAATATACAAATATTATTATTTTAGATGAAAATAGAGTTATTTTAGAAGCATTAAGACATATAGATGAATATTCATCTTTTAGAGTTGTAAAAGTTGGTGTAAAACTTGAAGAGATACCTAAAAAAGATTTTGTACCAAAAATAGAAAAAATTGATGATATTGAGAACTATTTATATAAAATTTACGAAGATATTGAAAAAGAAAATTTAGAAAGTGTAAAAAAACAAAAAATTTTAAAGGTAGATAGAAACATAAAAAAGTTAGAAAATATTCTAAAATCCTTACCAAAAAAAGAGGAATTAGAAATAGAATCAAATGATACATATACAAAAGCAAATATTCTTATAGCAAATCTTCATAATATAAAACCGTATCAAAAAATAATCCAAATTGAAAATTATGATGGAAATCATATAGAAATTGAGTTAGAAAATATGCAAAATCCTAGTAAATATACAAATGAACTTTTTAAAAAAGCTAAAAGATTAAAACAAAAAGCTCATAATATTTGTATTGAAGAAGATAATTTAAAAGATAAATTAGAGTTTGCAAAAAGATTAAGAATCAACATTGAGAATTCAAATTCAATAGATGAATGTGAATTTTTATATCCTAAAAAAGAAAGAAATCAAACTAAAACAAAAAAAGAAAAAAATTATGAAAGCTTTTTTTATGAAGGTTATAAAATCATGCTTGGAAGTAATGAAAGAGAAAATATATATCTTCTTGAAAATTCAAAAGCTAGTGATTTTTGGTTTCACTTAAAAGATAGACCCTCTTGTCACGTAATTGTTCAAAATAGTAAAAAAGAGTTACCTCCAAGTGTAGTTCAAAAAGCAGCAACTTTGTGTGTAAATTTTAGTATAGAAGGTGGGGGAGTTTTCGAAGTTGATTATACACAAAGAAGAAATGTGAAAATACAACATGGTGCAAATGTACTTTATAACCCCTACAATACAATAGTTATAAAAAATTAA
- the thrS gene encoding threonine--tRNA ligase produces the protein MEPIGVIKDGQIYDLQTAEALNISGNTIKADDSSESLEILRHSTAHLMAQAIKELYPEAKFFVGPVVNEGFYYDFKVDSKISDEDLPKIEKKMKELADRKLPITRHETSKEEFYEKFKNDELKQAVLKNIKDEVLTIYKQGDFEDLCRGPHLPNTRMIRNFKLTRVAGAYLGGDEKNEMITRIYGISFFDKKALNDYITMIEEAKKRDHRKLGTELELFTFNDDIGAGLPLWLPNGARLRSKLEHLLYKAHRVRGYEPVRGPEILKSEMWKISGHYANYKENMYFTTIDEQEYGIKPMNCVGHIQIFKNDLVSYKDLPLKFFEYGVVHRHEMSGAMHGLFRVREFTQDDAHIFCTQNQVKDVIFEVLEFVDSLLKLFDFKYEIEVSTKPEKAIGDDIFWEKTTKAIMDALDEKSISYGIDEGGGAFYGPKIDIKILDAIGRKWQCGTVQIDMNLPSRFKTEFINDKGEKEQPVMIHRAILGSFERFIGILTEHCAGEFPFVIAPTQVIFVPIAEPHVAYAKELKKELLENNIDSAIYDMNESLNKRIRMAEKQRVPMIVVLGDEEVANSKIALRDRRKREQSNLSKEEFFDLLNKINKESRI, from the coding sequence TTGGAACCTATTGGAGTAATAAAAGATGGTCAAATCTATGACCTTCAAACTGCAGAGGCTTTAAATATTAGTGGAAATACAATTAAAGCCGACGATTCAAGCGAATCTTTAGAGATTTTAAGACACTCAACTGCTCACCTTATGGCTCAAGCAATTAAAGAACTATATCCTGAAGCAAAATTCTTTGTTGGTCCTGTTGTAAATGAGGGATTTTATTATGATTTTAAAGTAGATAGTAAAATTTCTGATGAAGATTTACCAAAAATAGAAAAGAAAATGAAGGAACTAGCTGATAGAAAGCTTCCAATTACAAGACATGAAACCTCAAAAGAAGAGTTTTATGAAAAATTCAAAAATGATGAATTAAAACAAGCCGTTCTAAAAAATATCAAAGATGAAGTTTTAACTATCTATAAACAAGGTGATTTTGAAGACTTATGTAGAGGTCCTCATTTACCAAATACTAGAATGATTAGAAATTTCAAACTAACAAGAGTTGCCGGTGCATATCTTGGCGGTGATGAAAAAAATGAGATGATTACTAGAATTTATGGAATATCTTTCTTTGATAAAAAAGCTTTAAATGATTATATTACTATGATTGAAGAAGCTAAAAAAAGAGATCATAGAAAGCTAGGAACAGAACTAGAACTATTTACTTTCAATGACGATATTGGAGCAGGACTTCCATTATGGTTACCAAATGGTGCAAGATTAAGAAGTAAATTAGAACACCTTTTATACAAAGCACATAGAGTAAGAGGTTATGAACCAGTTCGTGGACCTGAAATTCTAAAATCTGAAATGTGGAAAATCTCTGGACATTATGCTAACTATAAAGAAAATATGTATTTTACAACTATTGATGAACAAGAGTATGGGATAAAACCTATGAACTGCGTTGGTCATATACAAATTTTCAAAAACGATTTAGTTTCATACAAAGATTTGCCACTTAAATTTTTTGAATATGGTGTTGTACATAGACATGAGATGAGTGGGGCTATGCATGGACTTTTTAGAGTAAGAGAATTTACTCAAGATGATGCACACATTTTCTGTACACAAAACCAAGTTAAAGATGTTATTTTTGAAGTTTTAGAATTTGTTGATTCTCTTTTAAAATTATTTGATTTTAAATATGAAATTGAAGTTTCTACAAAACCAGAAAAAGCTATTGGTGATGATATTTTCTGGGAAAAAACGACAAAAGCAATTATGGATGCACTTGATGAAAAAAGTATATCTTATGGAATTGATGAAGGTGGAGGAGCATTTTATGGTCCGAAAATCGATATAAAAATTCTTGATGCAATTGGAAGAAAATGGCAATGTGGTACAGTACAAATTGATATGAATTTACCTTCAAGATTTAAAACTGAGTTTATAAATGACAAAGGGGAAAAAGAACAACCAGTAATGATTCATAGAGCTATTTTAGGATCTTTTGAAAGATTTATTGGAATTTTAACTGAACATTGCGCTGGAGAGTTCCCATTTGTAATCGCTCCAACACAAGTTATATTCGTACCAATCGCAGAACCTCATGTTGCTTATGCAAAAGAGTTGAAAAAAGAGCTTTTAGAAAACAATATAGATTCTGCTATTTATGATATGAACGAAAGTTTAAACAAAAGAATTAGAATGGCTGAAAAGCAAAGAGTTCCAATGATAGTTGTACTTGGAGACGAAGAAGTAGCAAATTCTAAAATTGCTTTAAGAGATAGAAGAAAAAGAGAACAATCAAATTTAAGTAAAGAAGAATTTTTCGATTTACTAAACAAAATTAACAAGGAGAGTAGAATTTGA
- the infC gene encoding translation initiation factor IF-3 has protein sequence MNEDITAKELRCTSDDGTNHGIIPTSQALAIADEAGLDLVLIAPDATPPVAKIMDYSKFKYQQEKKKKEAKKNQKVIVVKEIKLSVKIAENDINYKVKHAIEFLEEGNHVKFRVFLKGREMSNPEAGVEVLNRVWHMIEDIAIMDKEPKLEGRYVNLLVTPKKD, from the coding sequence ATGAATGAGGATATTACAGCAAAAGAACTAAGATGTACTAGTGATGATGGAACAAATCACGGAATTATTCCAACTTCACAAGCTTTAGCTATTGCTGATGAAGCTGGTTTAGATTTAGTTTTGATAGCTCCAGATGCAACTCCACCAGTTGCTAAAATAATGGACTATAGTAAATTTAAATACCAACAAGAAAAAAAGAAAAAAGAAGCAAAGAAAAATCAAAAAGTAATAGTAGTTAAAGAGATAAAGCTTTCTGTTAAAATTGCAGAAAATGATATTAACTATAAAGTAAAACATGCGATAGAATTCTTAGAAGAAGGAAATCATGTTAAATTTAGAGTTTTCCTAAAAGGAAGAGAGATGTCAAATCCTGAAGCTGGAGTTGAAGTTTTAAATAGAGTTTGGCACATGATAGAAGACATTGCTATTATGGATAAAGAACCAAAACTAGAAGGAAGATATGTAAATCTTCTAGTTACACCTAAAAAAGATTAA
- the rpmI gene encoding 50S ribosomal protein L35, with the protein MPKMKSVKGAVKRFKVKKNGTIKRGSAFRSHILTKKTQKRKRNLRGPQTVHSTNVAGVLSTLCKA; encoded by the coding sequence ATGCCAAAAATGAAAAGCGTTAAAGGTGCTGTTAAAAGATTTAAAGTAAAGAAAAATGGAACTATCAAAAGAGGTTCTGCTTTTAGAAGCCACATTTTAACTAAAAAAACTCAAAAAAGAAAAAGAAATTTAAGAGGACCACAAACTGTACATAGTACAAATGTTGCTGGTGTTCTTTCAACGTTGTGTAAAGCGTAA
- the rplT gene encoding 50S ribosomal protein L20, which translates to MPRVKTGVVRRRRHKKVLKLARGFFGGRRKHFRKAKEQLERSLVYAFRDRRQKKRDIRKLWIIRINAACRLNDINYSRFINGLKLAGIELDRKILANLAMNDSAAFASLVASAKAALK; encoded by the coding sequence ATGCCAAGAGTAAAAACTGGTGTTGTAAGAAGAAGAAGACACAAAAAAGTATTAAAACTAGCTAGAGGATTCTTCGGTGGAAGAAGAAAACACTTTAGAAAAGCTAAAGAACAATTAGAAAGAAGTCTTGTATACGCATTTAGAGATAGAAGACAGAAAAAAAGAGATATTAGAAAACTATGGATTATCAGAATCAATGCAGCTTGTAGATTAAATGATATCAACTATTCAAGATTCATAAATGGATTAAAATTAGCAGGTATTGAACTTGATAGAAAAATCTTAGCAAATCTTGCTATGAATGATTCAGCTGCATTTGCATCTTTAGTAGCATCTGCTAAAGCAGCACTTAAATAA
- a CDS encoding rhodanese-like domain-containing protein: MKKVVSSLLVASLLGFSVNLFAQTGELKEPTPAVLELIKKHKLEQVNFDYVKKIIGNGSRGAVEAILVDARPELKYQKGTIPSSINIPDTNFEEFYSKYDFLSKDKNKEIIVYCGGFGCEKSPIVADLLKKKGHKNVKVYSAGEPEWGNKSYLEVGTVVIKSYLENNSALLVDARPNAKFMQETILGSISIPDTEFDKLVGRFPINKDEKIVTFCAGFDCEKSNIVAEKLYNLGYKNVSVYAGGLPEWKKAGLATTAGAKKVEEKPKEKKLEFSKNGVKLGADEGTVDGEWLKALIIDNKVPENIQIVNVLNKKEFDKGHIKGSINIEAEKLNAKELYEKLPKNKTIVFHCAAGSRSLEAWMKLKKDNIDVSEIFYFDANVNCKEDNCKIDVNEPLG; the protein is encoded by the coding sequence ATGAAAAAAGTAGTTTCTAGTTTATTAGTGGCATCACTTTTAGGATTTAGTGTAAATTTATTTGCTCAAACAGGAGAGTTAAAAGAACCAACACCAGCTGTTTTAGAATTAATTAAAAAACATAAGTTAGAACAAGTTAATTTTGATTATGTGAAAAAAATAATTGGAAATGGAAGTAGAGGAGCTGTTGAAGCTATTTTAGTTGATGCTAGACCTGAATTAAAGTATCAAAAAGGAACAATACCTTCAAGTATAAATATTCCAGATACAAATTTTGAAGAATTTTATTCAAAATATGATTTCTTATCAAAAGATAAAAATAAAGAAATAATTGTATATTGTGGTGGTTTTGGTTGTGAAAAAAGTCCAATTGTTGCAGACCTTTTAAAGAAAAAAGGTCATAAAAATGTAAAAGTTTATAGTGCTGGTGAACCTGAGTGGGGAAATAAATCATATCTTGAGGTTGGAACAGTTGTTATAAAATCATATTTAGAAAATAATAGTGCTTTACTTGTTGATGCAAGACCAAATGCAAAATTTATGCAAGAGACAATTTTAGGAAGTATAAGTATCCCAGATACAGAATTTGATAAACTTGTCGGAAGATTTCCAATAAATAAAGATGAGAAAATTGTAACTTTTTGTGCAGGATTTGATTGTGAGAAATCTAATATAGTTGCTGAAAAACTTTATAATTTAGGTTATAAAAATGTATCAGTTTATGCTGGTGGGCTTCCTGAGTGGAAAAAAGCTGGTTTAGCTACAACAGCAGGTGCTAAAAAAGTTGAAGAAAAACCAAAAGAAAAGAAATTAGAGTTTAGTAAAAATGGAGTTAAACTAGGAGCAGATGAAGGAACAGTTGATGGTGAGTGGTTAAAAGCACTTATAATAGATAATAAAGTTCCAGAAAATATTCAAATAGTAAATGTACTAAACAAAAAAGAGTTTGATAAAGGGCATATAAAAGGATCAATTAATATTGAAGCAGAAAAATTAAATGCTAAAGAATTATATGAAAAACTACCAAAAAATAAAACTATAGTTTTCCACTGTGCAGCAGGTTCAAGATCTTTAGAAGCATGGATGAAATTGAAAAAAGATAATATAGATGTTTCTGAGATTTTCTATTTTGATGCAAATGTTAATTGTAAAGAAGATAATTGTAAAATTGATGTAAATGAACCATTAGGTTAA